TAACCAAGTATTCTAATACACGCATACACACATAAACGTATACACATATATTGCTTATAAACCACCAACATAGTAAAATTTCATAGGTTCTTCCATACAAATTATTTAGTATTGTTCCAACAGTAAAATTATTGGATTCTAACTTGAAGAAAAATCAGCAAAAAGCAAAAGCTCAGGATCCCTTTCAAGAATATCCATGTCTTGTTTTCGTAGACAAACAAGTGCTTCAATACCCTCCTCTTTGGATGCATCCATCAGAATAAAGCTATTCTTCCTTAGATTTCCAGGAAGTGTTGCTTTTATTGGCGCTCCCCACCCAAAATCAATCCCATATGCTGGATATCCGCATAGGCTTGAACAAATATAAGCATTGTCGAGTCTTCCTTGATTCTCTTCTTGCTTAGAATTGGAAGATGTGTTCAAAAGTGGAGCGATTGCAGCTTCGATATTTTTTATACCATGCATTTTCATCTTTTGGTTCCTTAGTTCACCGATTAACAACTCCGGCTTTAATTCCATTTCATTCGAAGTTTGAACCTCCAACCTACAAAGAAAATTTCCAATGGAAGTTTTGGGCAATGGCTCCATCATTTTGTCTCTTAAGTTGACCGCAAGACAAATGCTTGTTGGCTTAAAAGAACCCAAGTTATTTTTGGTAGCTGCTGCCACTGCACATTTATAAAGTAACCAAGTCACAACTTCTACGCGAGTAGGGTTGTTGATGTGTTGTCCAGATCCTCCTGCAGTCATGGCTTTGAGCTTAAGCTCGTTAATCTTTGTCTTGGGGAATATGAAACTCCTGGTAACACAATCATTTGATTGTTGTAGTGAAGTTTCAGAGAAATTTATCTTTGTGTTTTCAAAAGAAATAAAGTGTGGATCAAACTCAAAGGGAACTTCACATGTCTCCCTTTTGGAGCAGACTCGTGCCCAATGGCTTACAAAATGGATCAGACTATACGCATCTGCTATCTTGTGGGATAACGACACTGCGAGTGCTACTCCTCCACATTCAAAATGGTTTACTTTAATTGCAAGTGGGATCACAGTGTCGCTTTGAAGATCCTGATCACCATGGTTTGAGTGCCTCCAAGTTCTTTCATATGGAAATAACTGGTCAAGATCTTCATGCTGTGAGGTTCGAAGGAAATCTGAGAGGGTACTATCAATGGATGCTTCAAGGACCACAGCGCCTTGATCGTTGCAATCTACATAGGTTGGTTTAGTTTTGGCATGTCTACCAGCAAAAGGGTAATATTTTGTTAATGTGTAGGATAACGAAGTCTTGAGGTCATGCATTTGATCATGTGAACTTTGATAAACGCCTGTGTTCGGGTAGAATGTAATCAGCGGAGAAAATGAGCTTGGAATGGATTGATCAAAAACCGAAAGATTGTATTTTTTGAGGTGAGAAGGGGTAGGAAAAGAAGGTTTGATGATTTCTGTTGAGACAATTGTGTGAAGTTGTCTTCTACCGAATCTTAATAGACTACTTATCATCGTCATATATTTATTCACAACTAAATGAAAGAGCTTTTGGTAATATTTTCCGTTTAGTTGTTTGTGCTAAGATGATCATAAATGCATGCGTATGTTGAACATATATATATAGTtgtagccgttcaaaaaaaaaaaaaaaaaaaaaaaaaaaaaaaaaaaaaaaaaaaaaaaatatatatagttgTAGTCTTATTCAAACCTTTTAAAATCGTCCTATAATTACTCTGTGAAGTTCTTAGTTTATTACACATGGTATCCGTGCATTGGTCATGTGTGATTTCTTTTGGTAAAAGTTAAAATATTATATGTGGTCTGTGGTAATGAACTTGATTATTTAAAACAAACTATTATACGTGTAAATTATAAAAAAAGAAGCCTCCCAGTATCAAACTAATACAATGAAAAAGAAGACAGACAACAAAATGCATCTCTTTTTTTTTAATAGCAAAATTAATTCTTTTAAAAACTACATACATAATCTTTAAGTTATAACATTACTACTATGTTTGACCCATTGAACTCGACTAAGTTGTCCCATAGCCTCATGAACAAAGAAACTAAAAGTATAAAATGCGAATGATATAAACACGAATTGGTTGTCGAGACACGTTTTCTCGTGTTTGGTCACTTTACATTAAGCATCTTTTAAAGTAGAATGACCCACCATTAAAACATTGGTCTCCAAACCCATAATAGAGGAGAACCCCTGTTAGATCAACACACGCGTTTTTCCTACCCATCTATCCAAGCACCAAAATGTGAGTTGGTTTGAGTGTTGACATTCCTTTGTACAGATCGGTCAAGAAGTTCACAGGTGTTTCTTTCATAACAGATATCTCGGCATGCCAAAATATTTTAAAAAGAATGTTTTAACTAAATCGTGTTGGTACTTGAACccatataatatataaaaaagaaCGTCCCTTATAACAAAATCGTATCGGTAGATGCAATTCTTATTTTAAAAGGTTACATCATTAAAAGATAAAtacaatttttattttaaaaggtTACAATGTTAAAATTTAAATGCAAGTGTTATATTAAAAGGTTTACATTAGGAGAGGTATTTATAGACCCTACATTTACACGATACCACAAATTATATAACCTTACAAAAAGCAACTTGGGGTACGTCGAAAGGGCACAACCGTTTGGATAAAGTTATATAACCTTACAAAAAGCAACTTGGGGTACGTCGAAAGGACACAACCGTTTGGATAAAGAGGTAACGTGTTTTAGGGTATGTCGAAAGGACACAACTGTTTGGATAAAGGGGtaacatgttttataaaaatcaacATTGCCTTTTCAATTCCCGTATGACGCCGGTTCGAGTCTCATCTACCTTTTCTATTTTCGGTTTTTTACCATCCATTTTCTTTTACAGTTCCCCTTTTCTTTTATATATCAAATTGAATGTTACGCACCGATTATGAATCGCCACTTCCATCCATATCTTCAACGCCCTTTCATAATCCTCTTCAATTCTCCATGCATCAATTCAAAGAAACCCATTAATGACAACCGCCATCCCAGGTACACTTTAAATTTTTTGTCAATTGATTAAGTTATATGATTTTTCCATTATTTGTGTATTTCTTTCGTGAATCCGATTGCCTTTTACCAGTGTGATTTCGTCGATTATTGAAACCGCTTGATTTTCTAGATGGAGAATCATATTAAATGGTTACGCTGACACCGTGTTATTTGCCGGAATTGGAATCTTGGAACGGAGTGGAGACACGGTTGTCAACGTGAGTCGGTTACGACAGTTTGTGACGGTGGATGTGCCTGATGCAAGCAGTTGGGTCACGGTTAGATGACACTAGCAATTTTTATGGTGTATATTAAGaaatagagtttttttttttttttttggtctttGGAATATTTGATATTTTGATGGAGATGTAAATACAGTTATACCAATGGTTTCTTTGATTGTGATGGTTTATGGCATCAATCTGATGACCattaatgtttcttttgatttCAGTTATGAAACTTGATTTTCATTGTGAATTTTAATATAATAGACATTGAATTATAGATTCGTCTTCTTTTTTAAAAAGTTAGCCATCGGGGTTTATTCTCCAAAGACTATGAATGTTGTGAGTTAATCAAGGACCTTTTGTAAATTGTTTATTTTGGCCTCTCTCCTAAGTGCGTCTCTATCCACCACCACCGTCGATATGAATACGTTCCTTGCTTTTTTATATGTTCTTTATCCTCTCTGCTTTCTGGTAATATGATCTATTTTCATAATTTGTTTTCGTAAGTAGTTTCGAAATGTATGTGTGTTTCTGTTAGTTGTTCAGTCCATATCGTATGTTCATGTATGAATTTCTTATCTAAATATTTTGGAATCTGCTGTATCTCAATATATAGGACAATTAGATGTTGAAAAAGTGGATTTGTATCTGTTTGTGATTGCTTATTGGATTTACTTGATGAAACAACAGTTATATTGATTATATTGTTGTTATTAGTAGATTTTAAGTAACTGGATGAATAGTGGAAGTATTCTGGTGTTCTGGTCTTAACTTCATTGTTTTAGTTTCAAAATGTATGTCTTTTGTGATTTTGATGTTCAAGTTTAGTAGGTATCATATGTCTGTGTTGAAACTCCTGATCTGATTATATAAGAATCTATTGTTCTTAATGTTTTGTGTAACTTTGTTCCCGCCGCAACGTGCGGGTCAACGTCCACTTGTAATATTTACATAATTAACCTCTAACTATTCATAATTACTTTGATGTCTAATAAACGTCATAACGTTATTACTTATTTGTCCACAATTAACTCTCacagccaatatgttttatgttgATAAAttaaaaaatgacaaaaattttggaagtcttgctttgtaaatactatagtgatatttaatatttaacttttttttttttaacacaaattcgtttattaatataaccagaaaacttgttaagttacatcaaaatAGAAGGTAGACGgacaacaagctgcgccgccaaccctttctgaattgcaatcCCCAACCTCCCGAACACAAACCCATGCCCCCTTGGGGTCGAACAATTGCATCACATTATCGATAGAAAAAGGTTAGAGACTTGCTcaaattgaaaacaaaacatGAAACAAGGTGTGTTATAACAAAGAAAGGGCTAGGAACATATCTGAAAGCTCTGTTGGAGGGGTACATAAAGTGGTTGTACCGGCATAAGGAGTTCGGGTTTTATTTGGATCAATTTTACTAATGAATTTGTGAAGGAAATGGAGCCTAGGTTTTTGAACGGACAATTTGGAATCCTGACCAAGGGAGAATAGTGGGGTAATATTGTCTTAGAAACCATAAATTGTCGCCTAGTTCGTTCTTGGGGTTGCAGATCGAGAATACAATTGAAGTTTTTTGTGTCTTTGAAGATATCATCGGTGATTATCAACTTGAGCTTTGATTTAGGACTGTTTATTATACAATTAGATATACATTATGATCTTAGTGATCAACTGCTTCATCCTTACAATCCAAAATGAGTCTAGGCTCTATGTATATACAGTTGTCTTACTTTGATTTCAGATTTCAAACAAAGTTGTTTTTAGTATTTTACTCCATTAATTCATGTAGGTTGTCATAAATTGACTACAATATATCAAACAAACTAACAAGTACCGTGCGCCCATTCATTTTTacattagggtgtaaggggtgctcacctaagaggtgagtcccctctcttacgcccaaccaatcctcgtgtgccacgtcaactcccctcttaaactcccctaacaccctaaattgatggcggcactcccctcttaggtgaattggtttttttttttttttttttttttaaaaaaaaaaaaaagaaaagcattgattggtcaagctcttcctctctcctctctctctcctcccctctcttCGGTGAACCCCCACCCATTTCACTCCCCTCACCCACTCACCtaagggatggcggcggtgttccccttAGATGAATGGGGTCACCGAATGCATTCCACTCTTACACCCCGTACACCCTTAGACCCCTTCAAGGCCTATTGGAAAAATCAAATCCATAGCGAACATCCCAAAATCATAATCCCCTAGGCAGTGGCGgacccatgattttttttttcaatggggTCTACTTTTTTCGGTGttcaaatttttgacaaacaaaagttaaaattttcgggtcgtcgtcgtttgggtcgggtcgggatgaggaacataataaaatacaataccataacaaaattatataatcgTTACTCATTGGAAAACACACAATAAACATACGATGTCTTTCGAAACGAAAAAAAAGCATTACAAACTTCTAGAGTTGTTCCCGACGAGTTTTCACCTTTTGAAAACGATCTATTACATCGTCGACCGAAACATTTGCAAGAAGGTCTCTTTCGATATAACAAATGCGACAATCGTTCTTATAATCATCACCCATTCGATTACGGAAATCCGTCTTCACATGTTTCATTGACGAAAAACACCTCTCATCACTTGCCATTGCAACCAGTAGAATTAATGCTAACTTCAATAAACGATAGACCAACGTATACCTCAAATGTTTCTTTGTTTCCACCATCCTCTTTACAAGATTAGATATCATATTCATGTTAGCAAACATTCCATCTTTtctcataataataataataataataataataataataataataataataataataatgtagtTGCCTAGCTCAATCATAAAAGATTCCCTTTCTTCATAACTAAAATCAAACGGATAAAACTCGGCCAACCTTAAAATCTTTTGAACATTAAATGCACTAAATTTATCATCCGGACTCAAACTACCAATACATGTAAGTAATTCGGTGGTTACCTCACTAAAACGGTTGTCAAGCTCTTGTAATTGCATATCTAACACCGTGTTGAAATTTTCAACCTCATAATAATGGCGATTGGTAATGATAGtcttttttcttttatattttgGATTAATGTATTCATCTTCCATGTCACTTCTATCTCAGTTTTTCACAAAAAGATGCCACATCTTTCAAAAGTGAATCAAATCCTTCAAGTCTATATGTTTGAAGTTGTTGCTTCGTTGCATTAACCATTTGAATTGCATTCACTATATCTTGGTCCTTTCTTTGAAGAGATTGAGACAACAAATTAGTAATCCCCAAAATGTGCTTCATCAAATGTAAATAATATGCAAAATTATATGCTTTCATGTACGTCCAAATACCATTTGCTTGTCTTTGGTGAACATTATTGAAACCGGAATTCCGAATATATTGAGCACTTCAATAATTGTTGGATATAACTGAACCAAACGCACAAGTGTCTTATGATGAGAGCTCCCTAAACCCTAAATTCAAGTTACAGAAGAATTCTGTAGATATATACAAAGATTCATAGTAAAAAAGTCCTTAAACAACTAGATATATACCAAAATTCATGTTACAGAAGTAAAAAAATTTCTTACCAATGGAGGCGGATAGGGCGGCAGAGAAGGCAGAGGAAGGGGGAGCCGGCGGTGGGAGGCCGGAGGTAGAGCCGCGGAGGAGGAGGGAGGCCGGAGGAAGGAGGAAGGTGGAGGGTTTCTTGAATATTGATAGTGCGCGGGAGAAAGGAGAAAACATAGCGTCCTTTTGATATCGTTGTGCGATCTGGTTGTTTTGAAAGGCTATTAGAATACCCAAttttaaaatcaaattaaaaaaaacacaaaaaaaaaaaacgaaacaaACTGGTATCGAACCAGGAGCTTTTGTGTGTAAACAAGGGGTTTTACCAATGCACCAGACTCACTCTCATTGTTATGGGGTCcaactaaattattttatgtgGTCCGTAGAAAATTTATATACCGCTTTTACTACTTTTTAAAAAAAGAATGGAGTCCGGGGACCCCGTTCCGCTTAACGTGGGTCCGTCCCTGCCCCTAGGGCCCCACATCGCAAAACTTAAATTTATATCACAACTCACAAGCACTTGTTTTTATTGAGTTGTTCTACTAACAGCCTCTTGTTCATAAGTTTTGAAATCACAGATGTCGGTTGTCATAAATTGACTACAATATATCAAATATACTAATAAGTACCGTGCGCCCATTCATTTCTACATTAGACCCCTTCAAGGCCCATTAGAAAAATCAAATCCATAGCGAACATCGCAAAATCATAATCCCCTAGGGCCCCACATCGCAAAACTTAAATTTTTGTCACAACTCACAAGCACTTGTTTTTATTGACTTGTTCTACTAAAAGCCTTTTAATAGCCTCTTGTTCATAAGTTTTGAAATCATAGATGTAAACCCCCCCTTCTCTTTATGAGAATCATTAATATGTAAAAATgttaattatattataaaaacatcaGTAAAAGGTCAAACTAGCTCAATAACACACAATCGACAAGTACACCGGTTGTTATGTAGTCAAGTCTGTAAGACAGAGTATCAATCCATGGACACAATGGCGCGACTCTCGATACAAACTTTTGTCGAGTCCTAGTCTAATGAATTTGgatggattttcagattttatcaACTAAGAAAGTAAGTAAGAAGCACCAAAACGAAATCACGAGATTAAGTCGAAAACACCAAGTTAATGAAATCACCTAATCCTTGCTTTAATCAACACACAATCAATTTTCAACCAAGACAAGGTGGAATACATATAAACTTTCAGATATTAAACACGTATTTACATAAGAACCTTGATTAGAACATTTTACCCAAAAAACACATACAAACTCTCTCCCGTATACTATCTCTCTCTAATATCAAGCTATACGTTCCGGATTTTCACAAGAGGTTAGTAACACCCGTCATCTTTCTTGtgcttctttttgtttttttagtaaTTTTGGTCGGTGGTGATGTTGATGGTGTTAGGGTTGGTCGGTGGTGAGTTTGATGGTGGTAGTGTTTGACGGTGATTGGGTTGACGGCGGTTAGGTGTTTGACAGTGGTGGGGTTTGACAGTGGTTAGGGTTTGACGGTGTTTGTGTTTGACGGTGGTTGTGTCGACGTTGGTTAGGTGTTTGACGGTGGTAGGGTTTGACGTTGGTTAGGGTTTGAAGGTGGTTAGTGTTTGACTATGGTGGGGTTTGACGGTGGTTAGGGTttgacggtgggtggtggtggttatggtgggtggtgggtcgactatggtgatggtggtggtgggtcggctatggtgaAGATGGATAAGGATTATTACAACTTCTCATATGTATTACAAGTTTGAAAAAACGTCTATACGCCGCTCATAGGGCAATGAGAGGCGTATAGATATACGAATTCTGCCACCTTTTTAGGTTATATGTTGCGTATAGGGTAATGAGGGTCGTATATACTTATTTTTCCTGAAAAGTTGGCAGAAAGTGTATTTCTATACGCCTATCATTGACCTATGAGCGGCATATAGAAGTTTGCTTGCCTTTTATAGCTACAAACACTTTACATATCCGGAAGTACATACGAAAAGGGGTTGGACCACACGAGAGGAACTCTGGACCACACGATGACGATCAGGAAGTGCAAAAACACACACGGATTCTTTGTCTCTCGTATAGTTCTCGCTCTCGTATCTCTCTATATGGTCGGAATATTCAAGGTTTGTAATCTTCAATCTTGCATGTTTTTTTGGCCGTTTGTGGTTGTGTTGGGATTGTGGTTGTTGTTTTCGATGGTGTTGGGGTTGTGGTTGTTGTTTGCGGTGGTGGGTTTTGATGGTTGACAGTGGTGAGGTGGTGGCTGTCGTGGTGTTGGGTTGTGGTTGGTGGCTTtcgtggtggtgggtggtggttatGGTGGTAGTGGGTAGTGGTTGTGGTGTTGGTGGGTCTgttggggtggtggtggtggtgttggtgggtCGGCTAGGGTAGTGGTTATGGTGTTGGTGGGTTGGTATTGGTGGAAGGGGGGGGGTTGgctgaggtggtggtggtggtgggtcggctgtggtggtggtataacaaccctcctaaaaatatttttggacaCCCTAAATGTCCCTAAATATACCCCGTACAGGAAAACCGGACACAGAAGAGCCCAATACTTAGAAAAAATCAACAAAACCAAGTTTTTGGTGTCGCTCGCGGGCCGCAACGAAGACCACTtggtctgtcgcggggcgcgatgTCCTTGTTCTGATCCGGAAACGTGGCAAGCCACGTGGCAAGTGACTCAGCCAAGCTACCCCTTAACTCGACATAGCTACAACCGCCCTAGaggctctcgcgggccgcgtaggcctaAGCCTCGgctttcgcgtggcgcgacggacCCCTCGAACAGCCTATAtaggggggggggtgttagggTTCATTTGTTTCCGTTCAGTTTTCTTTTCTCTCTTAAATTCTCTGATAGTAAAAGTTCTGCTCGAGGTTAATACCCAATATATAacgaagctctgcctcattgtaagtactataaccctgctattaccctatacgattgatttaggattccgtaatgcatgtcggctctgcccgactcagtcattggaattctgtctcgcgtgtacacccgattgatttagaaattccgtaatgcatgtcggctccgcccgactcagtcattggaagtTCTGTCTCGAGTGTACGGTTAATTTgaattgggttattttactaacacgtgtgcattatttGATTTATTAGATAATAATCAGGAAATACACAGGAAGCCTTAGAGTtatctaaacttgcaatgtgagtaatccttctattataaactgtttttacaaaacctcaaatattttaaaattatatttcattgtgattgagtatttgtatttctacaattatcgtcggtatgttggggttttgaatacaaaatttgttaatacactgtgagtagtaacatgaccaccagtcatggattgacagtaccgtgggtggtaattaaggtAGAATGGTAAGCAAATGTAGTTGCGAGATCTCCCTCAATGctttaaaatgataaaacttgttttgattaaattgggattcactcaccagtatttcccatttcccgctgataaaatgtttttaaaacgcgtttcaggtaacataaTATGAAAGCCCAATAGAAGCCATCTGGAGAGCACTACCGGCATGGGATAGTGGCTattaaagttacctaaaataaacaAGACATTTTATTTTCAAttattagggtttatccctatcaaatgtattgtcaaatgaacttggATTTATTCCcaaaaattattattataaaagttggtgttttactctgataaaagtatttcctaactacggtcctgatgtattccgctgtcaaactaataaacaccgataccactcgCTCTGAGTAGCTCGCGGTCGCCCGCTCctgggcaggggtcgggggttgcgacagaaggtggtattagAGATACAGCCACTAATTCAAGCCAGAGAAGTGTTCCGCTGACACTGAAACTTCAAATtatgtgttaggaaataaattacgtgattatatgttatatgttatttgactatttgatagtttacagtatgagtgatcaagaAACAGCAGACGCTTATCGTCGTTTAGATAGTCCATAGAAAAATGAGGGAACATCATCTAGCCTGATCCCTCAGGTTATTCAGCGGATACAGAAGAGGGAATATTTATTTTTAAGGCACACTCGGAGGAACCTTTTACTACTAAGAAAAGAGGTTGGTTTAGTAGAGGAGCCCATGAAaggagaaaaagaatgaaaaagttacaacaacagAGAGCGATAGCTAGGGCCAATAAAGAGGCAAATGCACAAATCTAGGAAATAACTAGTAGACCACCTTGGGAGGAAGAATTAGATAGACAGTTGGCCAATTTCCATTTGTTAGCCACTACAGTTGTAGACAATGACCAAAACCAAGTAGTTGAACCTCCAGACCAATCGTTGCTTGAATCCCACTCCGAAAACCAATTCCCGATACCTGCATTTAACCCAGACGTATCACCTAGAATCCCAACTCCACGTCCCCCAGATTATGATCTATGGTTTGATGACAATAGGTCATATTCGGCCTTATACCCTCCTAAAGAAGAACTAAAACCTTTAGAACCTGATCCGTGGAAGGATATAGCTAGGACATTTTTCGAAATGAATAGCGGAGACCCTTACGAGGAACCCATACCTCCGCCTAAACCCTTAGATCCACCAATGAGTAGACAAC
This is a stretch of genomic DNA from Helianthus annuus cultivar XRQ/B chromosome 16, HanXRQr2.0-SUNRISE, whole genome shotgun sequence. It encodes these proteins:
- the LOC110935877 gene encoding acylsugar acyltransferase 3 produces the protein MTMISSLLRFGRRQLHTIVSTEIIKPSFPTPSHLKKYNLSVFDQSIPSSFSPLITFYPNTGVYQSSHDQMHDLKTSLSYTLTKYYPFAGRHAKTKPTYVDCNDQGAVVLEASIDSTLSDFLRTSQHEDLDQLFPYERTWRHSNHGDQDLQSDTVIPLAIKVNHFECGGVALAVSLSHKIADAYSLIHFVSHWARVCSKRETCEVPFEFDPHFISFENTKINFSETSLQQSNDCVTRSFIFPKTKINELKLKAMTAGGSGQHINNPTRVEVVTWLLYKCAVAAATKNNLGSFKPTSICLAVNLRDKMMEPLPKTSIGNFLCRLEVQTSNEMELKPELLIGELRNQKMKMHGIKNIEAAIAPLLNTSSNSKQEENQGRLDNAYICSSLCGYPAYGIDFGWGAPIKATLPGNLRKNSFILMDASKEEGIEALVCLRKQDMDILERDPELLLFADFSSS